The following coding sequences lie in one Halorarum halophilum genomic window:
- a CDS encoding DUF7344 domain-containing protein, translating to MATRLPPATAAPSSRLEETTIHDVLSNERRRSLLSLLADEGEDYTLRELSERIAERESGTTPAPRDVRQSVYVSLQQTHVPKLVRLGIIEYAEDDHTVRLSDRAGDVTVYLEVVSGCEIAWSEYYLGLGMLGLFVLLANATGVPGLSAIPPGVLAGLFFVLLAASAAYHTWTLGSTVFHRMLAR from the coding sequence GTGGCAACCCGACTTCCCCCAGCGACTGCCGCCCCTTCCTCAAGGCTCGAGGAGACGACGATCCACGACGTGTTGAGCAACGAGCGTCGGCGGTCGCTGCTCTCGTTGCTCGCGGACGAGGGGGAGGACTACACGCTTCGAGAGCTCTCGGAGCGGATCGCGGAACGCGAGTCGGGGACGACGCCTGCCCCCCGGGACGTCCGGCAGAGCGTGTACGTCTCGCTCCAGCAGACCCACGTCCCGAAGCTCGTCCGACTCGGCATCATCGAGTACGCCGAGGACGACCACACCGTCCGGCTCAGCGACCGCGCGGGCGACGTGACGGTGTACCTCGAGGTCGTCTCGGGGTGCGAAATCGCCTGGAGCGAGTACTACCTCGGCCTCGGGATGCTCGGCCTGTTCGTCCTCCTCGCGAACGCGACGGGCGTGCCCGGGCTGTCGGCGATCCCCCCCGGCGTCCTCGCCGGACTCTTCTTCGTGCTCCTCGCGGCGTCGGCCGCCTATCACACCTGGACGCTCGGGAGTACCGTGTTCCACCGGATGCTCGCGCGGTAG
- a CDS encoding PAS domain S-box protein, whose product MSRVRDGARPDDADAVLHVDAGERAPDPATAALSARPGVAIESLRSANAAVDRLAAGDVDCLVCDPDDLGGTAFLCRVRGRHPGLPVVVYTRDTADAVLDWVAENGPAAYLRKGDGRGEERSEALWNRVERVLPGASLERDEALVETIHDPVYVLGATGEFTFVNDAFCAATGYDRETLVGRDGGVVERTELDGDDGRAFQRRLFERGARAGQVEVMLGTADGGTLYCEDHVSLLPAPDAEFAGSVGVLRDISARKRRERELERYEDVIELAADGMYMLDRSGAFDEVNSRMETLTGYDESELLEFGPATCLTEETYDRFESEIGALLSAARPWGSVEGDLETADGDLVPIEARITLVYRDGEFDGTVGIVRDITERRERKRELERQNDRLEEFAGIVSHDLRNPLNVAEGRLELLDDEVDSVHLAPARRALSRMDDIIEDVLTLTRHGTTDVSPHALEFEPLVWETWRTVDGPEATLTVAGALGTIPADESRLRRILENLFRNAVEHAGPDVTVRVGRLDGESGFYVEDDGPGVPPGDRETVFRTGYTSSADGTGYGLEIVRELVAAHGWAVEVRTGNEGGARFVVTGVSEA is encoded by the coding sequence ATGAGTCGCGTCCGTGACGGAGCACGCCCGGACGACGCGGACGCGGTCCTCCATGTAGATGCGGGCGAGCGAGCGCCTGACCCCGCCACCGCGGCGCTCTCGGCGCGTCCTGGCGTGGCCATCGAGTCCCTGCGGTCGGCGAACGCTGCGGTCGACCGGCTCGCGGCCGGCGACGTCGATTGTCTCGTCTGCGACCCGGACGACCTCGGCGGGACCGCGTTCCTGTGCAGGGTCCGGGGCCGGCACCCCGGTCTTCCGGTCGTCGTGTACACCCGCGACACCGCCGACGCGGTGCTCGACTGGGTCGCGGAGAACGGCCCCGCGGCGTACCTCCGGAAAGGGGACGGCCGGGGCGAGGAACGAAGCGAGGCGCTGTGGAACCGCGTCGAACGGGTCCTCCCGGGCGCGTCGCTCGAACGGGACGAGGCGCTCGTCGAGACCATCCACGACCCGGTGTACGTCCTCGGCGCGACGGGCGAGTTCACCTTCGTCAACGACGCGTTCTGTGCCGCCACGGGCTACGACCGCGAGACGCTCGTCGGGCGCGATGGCGGGGTCGTCGAGCGGACCGAACTCGACGGCGACGACGGGCGGGCCTTCCAGCGACGCCTGTTCGAGCGCGGTGCGCGGGCGGGTCAGGTCGAGGTGATGCTCGGAACCGCCGACGGCGGGACGCTGTACTGCGAGGACCACGTCAGTCTGTTGCCGGCACCGGACGCCGAGTTCGCGGGGTCTGTCGGCGTCCTTCGCGACATCTCCGCGCGCAAGCGGCGCGAGCGCGAACTGGAACGCTACGAGGACGTCATCGAGCTCGCGGCCGACGGAATGTACATGCTCGACAGATCCGGCGCGTTCGACGAGGTGAACAGCCGGATGGAGACGCTGACCGGCTACGACGAGTCCGAACTCCTCGAGTTCGGCCCGGCCACCTGTCTCACGGAGGAGACGTACGACCGGTTCGAGTCCGAGATCGGGGCCCTCCTGTCCGCGGCGAGACCGTGGGGGTCGGTCGAGGGCGACCTCGAGACCGCGGACGGCGACCTGGTCCCGATCGAGGCGCGGATCACCCTCGTCTACCGGGACGGGGAGTTCGACGGCACCGTCGGAATCGTCCGCGACATCACCGAGCGACGCGAGCGCAAGCGCGAACTCGAACGGCAGAACGACCGGCTCGAGGAGTTCGCCGGCATCGTCAGCCACGACCTGCGGAACCCGCTGAACGTCGCGGAGGGGCGTCTCGAACTCCTCGACGACGAGGTCGACAGCGTTCATCTCGCGCCGGCCCGGCGGGCGCTCTCCCGGATGGACGACATCATCGAGGACGTCCTCACGCTCACGCGGCACGGAACCACCGACGTCAGCCCGCACGCGCTCGAGTTCGAGCCGCTGGTCTGGGAGACCTGGCGGACCGTCGACGGCCCGGAGGCCACGTTGACGGTCGCGGGCGCCCTCGGAACCATCCCGGCCGACGAGTCGCGACTCAGGCGAATCCTCGAGAACCTCTTCAGGAACGCGGTCGAGCACGCCGGCCCCGACGTCACGGTTCGCGTGGGACGCCTCGACGGGGAGTCCGGGTTCTACGTCGAGGACGACGGCCCGGGTGTGCCCCCTGGCGACCGCGAGACGGTGTTCCGGACCGGATACACGTCGAGCGCGGACGGCACCGGCTACGGGCTCGAGATCGTCAGGGAGCTCGTCGCCGCCCACGGCTGGGCGGTCGAGGTTCGGACCGGGAACGAGGGCGGGGCGCGGTTCGTGGTCACCGGCGTCTCCGAGGCGTGA
- a CDS encoding dodecin family protein encodes MTAVKIIKVLGTSEESWEDAAEQAVMEASKSVDDISGIEIEDWTANVTDDAITEYKATVEIAFPVHDSS; translated from the coding sequence ATGACGGCAGTCAAGATCATCAAGGTGCTCGGCACCTCCGAGGAATCGTGGGAGGACGCCGCCGAACAGGCCGTGATGGAGGCGAGCAAGTCGGTTGACGACATCAGCGGCATCGAGATCGAGGACTGGACGGCGAACGTCACCGACGACGCCATCACGGAGTACAAGGCGACCGTCGAGATCGCGTTCCCCGTCCACGACTCGTCCTGA
- a CDS encoding DUF2267 domain-containing protein, with protein sequence MDFSEFVGQLQHRLELPDEGHAVRAARATLTTLGERIVEGEAEDLASPLPMEIDRFLLEADSGQRFPFDEFVDRVAERGRVDRSDAAYHAKVVVDLVSEVAPAGELEQVRGQLPEDFDPLFELVDADEE encoded by the coding sequence ATGGACTTCAGCGAGTTCGTGGGACAGCTCCAGCACCGGCTGGAACTCCCCGACGAGGGACACGCGGTCCGCGCGGCCCGCGCCACGCTCACCACGCTGGGCGAACGGATCGTCGAGGGCGAGGCGGAGGACCTGGCCAGTCCACTTCCGATGGAGATCGACCGGTTCCTGCTCGAGGCCGACTCGGGTCAGCGCTTCCCCTTCGACGAGTTTGTCGACCGCGTCGCCGAGCGGGGGCGCGTCGACCGGTCCGACGCAGCCTACCACGCGAAGGTCGTCGTCGACCTCGTGAGCGAGGTCGCGCCGGCGGGCGAACTGGAACAGGTCCGGGGCCAGCTCCCCGAGGACTTCGACCCGCTGTTCGAACTGGTCG